The following proteins are co-located in the Halarcobacter sp. genome:
- a CDS encoding AraC family transcriptional regulator, which produces MQTAIFKHKALPFIELRYVKNIPECSKMHLHKELTITAIKQGQLNIILNENNFLLNINELAIINKDVVHCATVEKPSQDGYVLYLDPQFLIENELSSFSSFKHIKEKKLYEKFIIFCDELFDTQISIREKMELLYLFCLEVFTLSISKEEDKKDTLSDKIKSFIDENYLEDISLEQLVEKFQMSEIHLIRIFKKSFGLPIHSYIINKRVHKAKELLLLKLPIVDVALKSGFFDQSHLNRSFKRVFQITPKQFQKNIFDKC; this is translated from the coding sequence ATGCAAACAGCTATTTTTAAACATAAGGCTCTACCTTTTATTGAGCTTAGGTATGTGAAAAACATACCTGAGTGTTCAAAAATGCATCTACATAAAGAACTTACAATAACAGCCATTAAACAAGGGCAATTAAATATAATCTTAAATGAAAACAATTTTTTATTGAATATTAATGAACTTGCAATAATAAATAAAGATGTTGTACATTGTGCAACTGTGGAAAAACCTTCACAAGATGGTTATGTTTTGTATTTGGATCCACAATTTCTTATTGAAAATGAATTGTCTTCTTTTAGCAGTTTTAAACATATCAAAGAAAAAAAATTGTACGAAAAATTTATAATATTTTGTGATGAACTTTTTGATACACAAATCTCTATAAGAGAAAAAATGGAGCTTTTGTATCTTTTTTGTCTAGAAGTCTTTACTCTTTCAATATCTAAGGAAGAAGATAAAAAGGACACATTATCAGATAAAATAAAATCCTTTATAGATGAAAATTATTTGGAAGATATAAGTTTAGAACAATTAGTAGAAAAGTTCCAAATGAGTGAAATTCACCTAATTCGTATTTTTAAAAAAAGTTTTGGTCTACCAATACATTCTTATATTATTAATAAAAGAGTTCATAAAGCTAAAGAGTTATTGCTATTAAAACTTCCAATTGTTGATGTTGCCTTAAAAAGTGGCTTCTTTGACCAAAGTCATCTAAATAGATCTTTTAAAAGGGTTTTCCAAATCACACCAAAACAGTTTCAAAAAAATATTTTTGATAAATGTTAA
- a CDS encoding 2-isopropylmalate synthase: MTYKKYRQYPIVKDFVRTWPNNQITKAPIYGSVDLRDGNQALVNPLNIEQKLQYFNTLVKMGFKQIEVSYPSASDTDFNFTRKLIEEKLIPDDVAIQVLIPAKKEWIKRSVEAMRGVKNGIFHLYNPTNEFQRRVVFQKSDEEIISMAVESMKYLVELTKELEGNVIYDYSPESFSQTDLEFAVKICNKVIDVVKPTIQNKMIINLPNTLEACTANIYADRIEWMCNNLNNRKSLIISVHPHNDRGTSVASAELAVLAGANRVEGTLFGNGERAGNLDLINFAFNLHSQGIDSTLDLSIVDEVKKMYENLTNLNINPRHPYVGDMIFTAFSGGHQDAIKKGIDFYRENSCQEWNVPYLPIDPKDIKRGYEDVIRVNSQSGKGGVAFIISEFFGDKLDKQEAKEFGLLVKKKSDKVQRELSKEEIIELYKKYKK, from the coding sequence ATGACTTATAAAAAATATAGACAATATCCTATTGTCAAAGATTTCGTACGAACTTGGCCTAATAATCAAATCACAAAAGCACCTATTTATGGAAGTGTAGATTTAAGAGATGGAAATCAAGCTTTAGTAAACCCTTTAAATATAGAACAAAAGTTACAGTATTTTAATACTTTAGTAAAGATGGGATTTAAGCAAATTGAAGTAAGTTATCCAAGTGCTAGTGATACTGATTTTAATTTTACAAGAAAATTAATTGAAGAGAAGCTAATCCCTGATGATGTTGCTATTCAAGTATTAATCCCAGCAAAAAAAGAGTGGATAAAAAGAAGTGTTGAAGCTATGCGAGGAGTAAAAAATGGGATTTTTCATTTATACAATCCGACAAATGAGTTCCAAAGAAGAGTAGTATTTCAAAAAAGTGATGAAGAAATAATCTCTATGGCAGTTGAATCAATGAAATACTTAGTGGAACTTACTAAAGAACTTGAGGGCAATGTTATCTATGATTATTCCCCAGAGAGTTTTTCCCAAACAGATTTAGAGTTTGCTGTGAAAATATGTAATAAAGTAATCGATGTAGTAAAACCAACTATACAAAATAAGATGATAATAAATTTGCCAAATACCCTAGAAGCATGCACTGCAAATATTTATGCAGATAGAATAGAGTGGATGTGCAATAATTTAAACAATAGAAAGTCACTTATAATAAGTGTTCATCCCCACAATGACAGAGGAACATCAGTAGCTTCAGCAGAACTTGCAGTCTTAGCAGGTGCAAATAGAGTAGAGGGAACACTATTTGGAAATGGGGAGAGAGCAGGGAACTTGGACTTAATCAATTTTGCTTTTAATTTACATTCACAAGGAATTGATTCTACCCTTGATTTATCAATTGTTGATGAAGTAAAAAAGATGTATGAGAATTTAACAAATTTAAATATAAATCCAAGACATCCCTATGTGGGAGATATGATTTTCACAGCCTTTAGTGGAGGACATCAAGATGCTATAAAAAAAGGGATTGATTTTTACAGAGAAAACTCTTGCCAAGAGTGGAATGTCCCATACTTACCAATAGACCCAAAAGATATAAAAAGGGGATATGAAGATGTTATTAGAGTAAATTCCCAATCAGGAAAAGGGGGAGTTGCTTTTATCATAAGTGAATTTTTTGGAGATAAGTTAGATAAACAAGAAGCAAAAGAGTTTGGACTATTGGTGAAAAAAAAGAGTGATAAAGTTCAAAGGGAGTTAAGCAAAGAGGAGATTATAGAACTTTATAAGAAGTATAAGAAATAA
- a CDS encoding DUF2971 domain-containing protein: MRLYKYMSTKKYVKDGKERNSLKYIFEDKVLRFSSPLKFNDPFEFKYSIKNLNPSESDELNETVNCLNTNDKLHYATLDYSLKSIGTLCLSGKKDNILMWSHYSDNHRGIVLELDAEHDFFKNKLNNYELKILPYGLKKVNYVKDRLIFEDLSAFMDEKFYLTKNIIWEYEDEYRMTILLDEVDDSNKYNIKFPTNLIKAVYLGINIDNKDIEYIKEIKNNEEWKHIKVYQFKLDNKEYKLHPYEILL; this comes from the coding sequence ATGAGATTATATAAGTATATGAGTACAAAAAAATATGTTAAAGATGGAAAAGAAAGAAATTCATTAAAATATATATTTGAAGATAAGGTATTGAGATTTAGTAGTCCTCTTAAATTTAATGATCCATTTGAATTTAAATATTCTATCAAAAACTTAAATCCAAGTGAATCTGATGAGCTTAATGAAACCGTAAATTGTCTAAATACAAATGATAAATTACATTATGCAACTCTTGACTATAGCCTTAAAAGTATAGGAACATTGTGTTTATCAGGGAAAAAAGATAATATTTTGATGTGGTCACATTATTCAGATAATCATAGAGGAATAGTTTTAGAATTAGATGCTGAGCATGATTTTTTTAAAAATAAACTGAATAATTACGAATTAAAGATATTACCATATGGTTTGAAAAAAGTTAATTATGTGAAAGATAGATTAATTTTTGAGGACCTTTCAGCTTTTATGGATGAAAAATTTTATTTAACAAAAAATATAATATGGGAATATGAAGATGAATATAGGATGACGATTTTATTAGATGAAGTAGATGATTCAAATAAGTATAATATAAAATTTCCTACTAATTTAATTAAGGCTGTCTATTTAGGAATAAATATTGATAATAAGGATATTGAATATATAAAAGAAATAAAAAATAATGAAGAATGGAAACATATAAAAGTGTACCAATTTAAACTAGATAATAAGGAATATAAATTACATCCATATGAAATTTTGTTATAA
- a CDS encoding nucleotidyltransferase family protein has protein sequence MERKLAINILETFKNKNKDKYGIEAIGLFGSVARNEAKDSSDVDICIKTSKADMFTMVHIKEELEELMSSHIDIVRVREKMNPFLKNRIEKEAIYV, from the coding sequence ATGGAAAGAAAATTAGCAATAAATATACTTGAAACATTTAAAAATAAAAATAAAGATAAGTACGGTATAGAAGCAATAGGACTATTTGGTTCTGTAGCTAGAAATGAAGCTAAAGATTCTAGCGATGTTGATATTTGTATAAAAACTTCTAAAGCTGACATGTTTACCATGGTTCATATAAAAGAAGAATTAGAAGAACTAATGTCAAGCCATATTGATATAGTAAGAGTAAGAGAAAAAATGAATCCTTTTTTAAAAAATAGAATAGAAAAAGAAGCTATATATGTATGA
- a CDS encoding HepT-like ribonuclease domain-containing protein codes for MYDKSLVFEILSQVENSIQITLKRFEVVDDVDYFTNTSIGMEKLDSICMQLIAIGESLKNIDKITNKELLEKYPQIDWKGAKGMRDIISHHYFDIDAKEIYDVCDTKLGNLLETIKLIKQEL; via the coding sequence ATGTATGACAAATCTTTAGTTTTTGAGATATTAAGTCAAGTAGAAAATTCAATACAAATTACGTTAAAAAGATTTGAAGTAGTTGATGATGTAGATTATTTTACTAATACATCAATAGGTATGGAAAAGCTTGATAGTATTTGTATGCAATTAATCGCAATAGGTGAAAGCTTAAAGAATATAGATAAAATTACAAATAAAGAGTTATTAGAAAAATATCCTCAAATAGATTGGAAAGGTGCAAAAGGCATGAGAGATATTATTTCTCACCATTATTTTGATATTGATGCAAAAGAGATATATGATGTTTGTGATACAAAACTTGGAAATCTATTAGAAACTATAAAACTTATAAAACAAGAATTATAA